The region AGCGAGGCTGCCGCACTCTGGGAAACGGCGGTCGGCCGGTCGCTCTTCGTGCACGATCCGGAGACCGGGATGCCCGTCCGCCTGGTTTATGACCAGCGCCAGGCGCGCACCGACGACCGCAGGCGGCTGGAGGCGGAGCTGGAGCGCTCGCGCGAGTCCCTGGAGCCCGCCGACTTCGAGGTTCGTGCCCGTGAACTCGCGGAACTCCTGCCTCCCGATACCGCGGAGGCGGCGGTCTACCGCGAGGCGGTTGTCCGCGACGGTCCGGGCGAGGCCGCCGTGAGCCGCGAGATCCGCATCTACCGCTTCGCCGATCTGGACGATCTTCGACGGGTCACGGCACACGAACTGGGTCACGCCCTGGGCCTTGGACACGTGCCGGACGCGGGGTCGCTGATGTGGGGCGGACCCGCACCCGAGGGCGACGGCCACACGGGCCCGGACGTGAGCCCCGCCGACCTCGATGGGCTGCGCGCGCTGTGCCCCGGATTGTCGGGCGAGCCCGACGGCACAAGCTGATCCAACAAACTGATCCACAACTCTTTGCGACTACCGCTTGTCCATCCTATACTGAAGGCTGGTGCGGAGTGTCTCGTCGCGACGAGGCGGGTCCCCTACGATTCAGGCGGAGGCAATGAGGACACTCGTCATCGGAACGTCTCTGGGTGTGGCGCTGGCGCTGCTCGGCGATCCCCACCCCCTTCCCCGCGCGGAATCCCCACCCGATCCGGCGCGGGCCCCGTCTGCAACGCACGCGCCATCGATCGAGTCTCCTGTGCTCACGCGCGTGGTGACGCAGTATTGCCAGGTCTGCCACAACGACGCGCTGCTCACAGGCAACGTCTCGTTTCAGGGGTTCGAGGTGGAACGTGCTCCGGAGGAGGCAGAGACTGCGGAACGCATGATCCGCAAGCTGCGCGCGGGCATGATGCCCCCGCCCGGGATGCCGCGTCCGTCGGGCGACACCCTCCAGGTGCTGGTCGAAACCCTGGAGGAACTGGTCGACGAGGCCGCGGCCTTCCGCCCCAATCCCGGATCCCGCCGCTTCCAGCGGCTGAGCCGCGCGGAGTACGAGCGTGTCATCCACGACATGCTGGACCTCGAGATCGACGCCGGCCGCTGGCTCCCCGCCGACGTGCTGCTCGGCAGCTTCGACAACCTGTCCGCGGCCCAGGGCCTGTCGACGACCCTGCTGGCCTCGTACATGCGCGCCGCGACCGAGGTAAGCCGCCTCGCCGTGGGCAACCCCGATGCGGTTTCGTCCTCGTCGAAGTACACCAACCCCATCGAGGTCTCGCAGCACGCGTGGGATCACATCGAGGGAACCCCGTTCGGCACCCGCGGCGGGATGGTGGTCACCCACGACTTCCCCGCCGACGGCGAATACGTCCTGACGGTGGAGACGCTGTTCGGACAGGGCACCGGCTTCGAGGACCTCGACATCTCGATCGACGGCGAGGGCGTGGCGGTCATACCGATCCCGCACAACGGCGAGCGCGGCGTGCCGCTCGGCACCGATCCCATCTTCGTGCGCGCGGGCCAGCGCCAGGTGGCGGCAGCCTTCGTGCGGCGCATGGACGGTCCCTACGACGACCGCTTCAGCCCCTTCGACTGGTCGTTCGTGGGCGGTGAGGACGCCCAGCAGTGGGCCAACTACGGCATCACGGCGCTCCCGCACCTCTCCAACCTGATGATCACCGGGCCCACCACCGTGACCGGGGTGTCCGACACGCCGACCCGGGACAGGGTCTTTTCGTGCCGTCCGTCGTCCGCGGCGGATGAGCGTCCGTGCGCGGAGTCCATCGTCGCGAGACTCGCGGAACAGGCCTATCGCCGCCCCGTCACCAACGAGGACATGGTGGGGCTGATGGCGTTCTACGACCAGGGATCCGACGACGGCGGGTTCGAGATCGGCGTGCGCACCGCGCTTCAGGCACTGCTCGCGAGCCCCTCGTTCGTGTTCCGACTG is a window of Gammaproteobacteria bacterium DNA encoding:
- a CDS encoding matrixin family metalloprotease gives rise to the protein MKIPLPWLAAILTVCAFMFWLSATRPEPVGDTLPAPLPAEPDQVQPDQVELPTEGSSMPCQVPLRWRIARLDEEFGLDALTVATVVSEAAALWETAVGRSLFVHDPETGMPVRLVYDQRQARTDDRRRLEAELERSRESLEPADFEVRARELAELLPPDTAEAAVYREAVVRDGPGEAAVSREIRIYRFADLDDLRRVTAHELGHALGLGHVPDAGSLMWGGPAPEGDGHTGPDVSPADLDGLRALCPGLSGEPDGTS
- a CDS encoding DUF1592 domain-containing protein, encoding MRTLVIGTSLGVALALLGDPHPLPRAESPPDPARAPSATHAPSIESPVLTRVVTQYCQVCHNDALLTGNVSFQGFEVERAPEEAETAERMIRKLRAGMMPPPGMPRPSGDTLQVLVETLEELVDEAAAFRPNPGSRRFQRLSRAEYERVIHDMLDLEIDAGRWLPADVLLGSFDNLSAAQGLSTTLLASYMRAATEVSRLAVGNPDAVSSSSKYTNPIEVSQHAWDHIEGTPFGTRGGMVVTHDFPADGEYVLTVETLFGQGTGFEDLDISIDGEGVAVIPIPHNGERGVPLGTDPIFVRAGQRQVAAAFVRRMDGPYDDRFSPFDWSFVGGEDAQQWANYGITALPHLSNLMITGPTTVTGVSDTPTRDRVFSCRPSSAADERPCAESIVARLAEQAYRRPVTNEDMVGLMAFYDQGSDDGGFEIGVRTALQALLASPSFVFRLEREPSGAGEGENYYLSDLDLASRLSFLIWASAPDQELLDVAAGGRLSDDAVLEAQVRRMLADPRSEALGTRFAHQWLRLQDAAKNNPEPYLYPDFTGQLSDDLVRETELFFNHLVQEDRNFLEFFSADYTFLNERVARHYGIEGVTGSDFRLVTYPDDKRRGILGHGSVLLLTSMSARTSPVLRGKWVMEVLMGTPPPHPPPNVPAFDQTEGTADGRRLTTRERMERHRANPTCNACHRFMDPIGLALDNYDVTGRWRIRENMVALDTRGDFYDGTPITTPVELTEVILKRPVPLVRNFTAHLMAYAIGRPVEYFDQPTIRAIANHAEAEGYRMSAFVLGVVKSDPFRMRRTEATADTEANQGV